One window from the genome of Lepisosteus oculatus isolate fLepOcu1 chromosome 21, fLepOcu1.hap2, whole genome shotgun sequence encodes:
- the slc25a22a gene encoding mitochondrial glutamate carrier 1 has translation MADKQISLPAKLINGGIAGLIGVTCVFPIDLAKTRLQNQQNGSRLYSSMSDCLFKTIRSEGYFGMYRGAAVNLTLVTPEKAIKLAANDFFRHWLSRDGQQLTLPREMLAGCGAGTCQVIVTTPMEMLKIQLQDAGRIAAQRKMMAQTASSTPGGTVATETKSPTAMQITRDLLRSKGIAGLYKGLGATLLRDVPFSIIYFPLFANLNKLGQREGGGSPFYVSFAAGCVAGSTAAVAVNPCDVIKTRLQSLQRGAHEDTYSGVTDCIRKILQREGPLAFLKGAYCRALVIAPLFGIAQVIYFLGVGEFLLSHLPRRQE, from the exons ATGGCTGATAAACAGATCAG TTTGCCTGCGAAGCTGATCAATGGTGGGATTGCCGGGCTGATTGGGGTCACCTGTGTGTTTCCCATTGATCTGGCCAAGACCAGGCTGCAGAACCAGCAGAATGGGTCCCGCCTGTACTCCAGCAT GTCTGACTGCCTCTTCAAGACGATCCGGTCTGAAGGATACTTCGGGATGTACAGAG GTGCCGCAGTGAACCTCACACTGGTGACCCCAGAAAAAGCCATCAAACTGGCCGCTAACGACTTCTTCCGGCACTGGCTCTCCAGGGATGG gcagCAGCTCACTCTGCCCAGAGAGATGCTGGCTGGCTGTGGGGCTGGGACCTGTCAGGTGATTGTGACCACGCCCATGGAGATGCTGAAGATCCAGCTGCAAGACGCGGGGAGGATCG CGGCTCAGAGGAAGATGATGGCCCAGACTGCCAGCTCCACCCCTGGGGGGACCGTTGCTACGGAGACAAAATCGCCTACAGCCATGCAGATCACACGGGATCTCCTGCGGAGCAAAGGAATCGCCGGCCTGTACAAGGGGCTGGGAGCCACACTGCTCAg GGATGTGCCGTTCTCCATCATCTACTTCCCACTCTTCGCCAACCTGAACAAGCTTGGccagcgggagggggggggctCCCCCTTCTACGTGTCGTTTGCAGCTGGTTGTGTGGCTGGGAGCACTGCGGCTGTGGCCGTCAACCCCTGCGATG TGATAAAGACCAGGCTGCAGTCTCTCCAGAGAGGGGCACATGAGGACACATACAGTGGAGTGACTGACTGCATCAG GAAGATCCTGCAGCGTGAAGGTCCCCTTGCCTTCCTGAAGGGGGCATACTGTCGTGCTCTGGTTATCGCCCCCCTCTTCGGCATCGCCCAGGTCATCTACTTCCTGGGGGTTGGGGAGTTCCTGCTCAGCCATCTTCCGCGTCGGCAGGAATAA
- the gatd1 gene encoding glutamine amidotransferase-like class 1 domain-containing protein 1 isoform X1, translating to MSSKPTCLIVTSAAPEGVSAQSFLQAFSLCSSAFNVQTATPGGKAIDFVGVDETSARWVQDFSVKPYANPAKLESIDGARYHALLIPDCPGALTDLAHSGSLARILTHFSSEQKPVCAVGQGVAALCCATEGQAWIFRGYSLTGPSVCELVRRLDFASLPLIVEDFAKDCGAAYAASQEDAVHIVLDRHLITGQNSQSTAAAVNNLILLCGSRK from the exons ATGTCTTCAAAACCGACCTGTCTGATCGTGACCAGCGCCGCTCCGGAGG GAGTGTCTGCCCAGTCGTTTCTCCAGGCTTTCAGTCTCTGCAGCTCCGCTTTTAATGTGCAGACGGCAACACCAGGG GGCAAGGCTATTGATTTTGTGGGTGTGGACGAGACCAGTGCCCGCTGGGTGCAGGATTTCAGCGTTAAGCCCTACGCCAATCCAGCCAAACTGGAGTCAATTGACG GCGCCCGGTACCATGCCCTGCTGATCCCAGACTGTCCCGGGGCGCTGACGGACCTGGCCCACAGCGGATCGCTGGCCAGGATTCTGACCCACTTCAGCTCTGAGCAGA AGCCGGTGTGTGCGGTGGGCCAGGGCGTGGCGGCGCTGTGCTGTGCCACCGAGGGGCAGGCCTGGATCTTCAGAGGGTACAGCCTCACAGGG CCCTCAGTCTGCGAGCTGGTGCGCCGCCTGGACTTCGCCAGCCTGCCGCTGATCGTGGAGGACTTCGCCAAGGACTGCGGCGCCGCCTACGCCG CCAGTCAGGAGGACGCCGTCCACATCGTTCTGGACCGGCACCTGATCACGGGTCAGAACTCTCAGTCCACTGCAGCTGCAGTCAACAACCTGATCCTGCTCTGTGGCAGCAG GAAGTGA
- the gatd1 gene encoding glutamine amidotransferase-like class 1 domain-containing protein 1 isoform X2: MSSKPTCLIVTSAAPEGVSAQSFLQAFSLCSSAFNVQTATPGGKAIDFVGVDETSARWVQDFSVKPYANPAKLESIDGARYHALLIPDCPGALTDLAHSGSLARILTHFSSEQKPVCAVGQGVAALCCATEGQAWIFRGYSLTGPSVCELVRRLDFASLPLIVEDFAKDCGAAYAASQEDAVHIVLDRHLITGQNSQSTAAAVNNLILLCGSR; this comes from the exons ATGTCTTCAAAACCGACCTGTCTGATCGTGACCAGCGCCGCTCCGGAGG GAGTGTCTGCCCAGTCGTTTCTCCAGGCTTTCAGTCTCTGCAGCTCCGCTTTTAATGTGCAGACGGCAACACCAGGG GGCAAGGCTATTGATTTTGTGGGTGTGGACGAGACCAGTGCCCGCTGGGTGCAGGATTTCAGCGTTAAGCCCTACGCCAATCCAGCCAAACTGGAGTCAATTGACG GCGCCCGGTACCATGCCCTGCTGATCCCAGACTGTCCCGGGGCGCTGACGGACCTGGCCCACAGCGGATCGCTGGCCAGGATTCTGACCCACTTCAGCTCTGAGCAGA AGCCGGTGTGTGCGGTGGGCCAGGGCGTGGCGGCGCTGTGCTGTGCCACCGAGGGGCAGGCCTGGATCTTCAGAGGGTACAGCCTCACAGGG CCCTCAGTCTGCGAGCTGGTGCGCCGCCTGGACTTCGCCAGCCTGCCGCTGATCGTGGAGGACTTCGCCAAGGACTGCGGCGCCGCCTACGCCG CCAGTCAGGAGGACGCCGTCCACATCGTTCTGGACCGGCACCTGATCACGGGTCAGAACTCTCAGTCCACTGCAGCTGCAGTCAACAACCTGATCCTGCTCTGTGGCAGCAGGTGA
- the LOC107076150 gene encoding cell cycle exit and neuronal differentiation protein 1-like encodes MRDSYIPAPPAPVAVAVSSISPLLLLLEETLAASLLTGPLLFSTPVSSGSTALSVSLDSCVEGTQRPQEKGHPARAIAMETRAKPAGGAKAEPVKDRKELTPMTRKPADAPEAPAASDPPAPPPETPAHAAEEAPNSAATLESLKPFLLGGAVIAVAAVVVGAVLLARRK; translated from the exons ATGAGAGAT TCGTACATTCCAGCCCCCCCCGCTCCTGTGGCAGTGGCTGTGTCCTccatctctcctctcctccttctccttgaAGAGACTCTGGCTGCCTCCCTGCTGACAGGACCTCTCCTCTTCTCCACTCCTGTATCCAGTGGCAGCACTGCACTCTCCGTGTCCCTGGACAGCTGTGTGGAAG GCACACAGCGCCCTCAAGAGAAAGGACACCCCGCCCGCGCCATCGCCATGGAGACGAGAGCCAAGCCTGCCGGCGGGGCGAAGGCGGAGCCAGTAAAGGACAGGAAGGAGCTGACGCCCATGACGCGCAAACCCGCCGACGCCCCCGAGGCCCCGGCGGCCAGCGACCCACCCGCACCCCCTCCGGAGACCCCTGCCCACGCCGCCGAGGAGGCGCCCAACAGCGCCGCCACGCTGGAAAGCTTGAAGCCCTTCCTGCTGGGGGGGGCTGTGATCGCGGTCGCAGCCGTCGTCGTGGGCGCCGTTCTGCTGGCGCGCAGGAAATAA